The Ahaetulla prasina isolate Xishuangbanna chromosome 3, ASM2864084v1, whole genome shotgun sequence genome window below encodes:
- the LOC131194344 gene encoding centrosomal protein of 290 kDa-like isoform X1, whose protein sequence is MFGLYPVWEAVAGKRMALPSVHRCVQLNQENQLLLKKLRHVRLKNKQLEYDVVQLHDKLHEQKKCLPACVTRKDVQIQTEFHWYHKGDGVHHKEHDVLREHARVLQMYNELKKRYNKEVKANQRQNETVAMLSGKINDLEHQLHLANQKINALECKKKDKFVPIQRRMSSDKCMCKKKGSCSCKYLDQLLFETQRLKMENETLSKERRMLKNELAALDKDFFDEIEDLKYALQEAIKLNTHYEKCLKQLSSTYGNSLTSTMTAGNPRTSLWK, encoded by the exons ATGTTTGGCCTCTACCCGGTGTGGGAAGCCGTGGCAGGGAAGCGGATGGCTCTGCCCTCGGTTCATAGATGCGTCCAA cTCAATCAAGAAAATCAGCTGCTCCTTAAAAAGCTGAGGCATGTACGCCTAAAAAACAAGCAGCTGGAATATGATGTAGTGCAGCTGCATGATAAACTACATGAGCAAAAGAAGTGCTTGCCTGCCTGTGTCACAAGGAAAGA TGTGCAGATTCAAACAGAATTTCACTGGTACCATAAAGGTGATGGGGTTCATCACAAGGAACATGATGTACTAAGGGAACATGCCAG AGTGCTTCAGATGTATAATGAACTGAAGAAAAGGTACAATAAAGAAGTCAAAGCAAATcaaagacaaaatgaaacagtTGCAATGCTGTCT GGTAAAATTAATGATCTGGAACACCAACTTCATTTAGCAAACCAAAAGATAAATGCCTTGGAATgtaaaaaaaaggacaaatttGTTCCAATTCAGAGAAGAATGTCATCTGACAAATGTATGTGCAAAAAGAAGGGAAGCTGTTCCTGCAAATATTTAG ACCAGCTGCTTTTTGAGACACAGCGACTGAAGATGGAAAATGAAACGCTCTCCAAAGAAAGAAGAATGTTAAAAAATGAGCTTGCGGCATTAGATAAG GATTTCTTTGATGAAATAGAAGATTTAAAATATGCTCTACAAGAAGCCATAAAACTGAATACCCACTATGAAAAGTGTTTAAAACAGTTAAGTTCCACTTATGGAAACAGTCTTACATCAACAATGACAGCTGGCAATCCTCGTACATCTTTATGGAAATAA
- the LOC131194344 gene encoding centrosomal protein of 290 kDa-like isoform X2 → MLNQENQLLLKKLRHVRLKNKQLEYDVVQLHDKLHEQKKCLPACVTRKDVQIQTEFHWYHKGDGVHHKEHDVLREHARVLQMYNELKKRYNKEVKANQRQNETVAMLSGKINDLEHQLHLANQKINALECKKKDKFVPIQRRMSSDKCMCKKKGSCSCKYLDQLLFETQRLKMENETLSKERRMLKNELAALDKDFFDEIEDLKYALQEAIKLNTHYEKCLKQLSSTYGNSLTSTMTAGNPRTSLWK, encoded by the exons ATG cTCAATCAAGAAAATCAGCTGCTCCTTAAAAAGCTGAGGCATGTACGCCTAAAAAACAAGCAGCTGGAATATGATGTAGTGCAGCTGCATGATAAACTACATGAGCAAAAGAAGTGCTTGCCTGCCTGTGTCACAAGGAAAGA TGTGCAGATTCAAACAGAATTTCACTGGTACCATAAAGGTGATGGGGTTCATCACAAGGAACATGATGTACTAAGGGAACATGCCAG AGTGCTTCAGATGTATAATGAACTGAAGAAAAGGTACAATAAAGAAGTCAAAGCAAATcaaagacaaaatgaaacagtTGCAATGCTGTCT GGTAAAATTAATGATCTGGAACACCAACTTCATTTAGCAAACCAAAAGATAAATGCCTTGGAATgtaaaaaaaaggacaaatttGTTCCAATTCAGAGAAGAATGTCATCTGACAAATGTATGTGCAAAAAGAAGGGAAGCTGTTCCTGCAAATATTTAG ACCAGCTGCTTTTTGAGACACAGCGACTGAAGATGGAAAATGAAACGCTCTCCAAAGAAAGAAGAATGTTAAAAAATGAGCTTGCGGCATTAGATAAG GATTTCTTTGATGAAATAGAAGATTTAAAATATGCTCTACAAGAAGCCATAAAACTGAATACCCACTATGAAAAGTGTTTAAAACAGTTAAGTTCCACTTATGGAAACAGTCTTACATCAACAATGACAGCTGGCAATCCTCGTACATCTTTATGGAAATAA